One window of Pyrus communis chromosome 12, drPyrComm1.1, whole genome shotgun sequence genomic DNA carries:
- the LOC137711484 gene encoding glutamate receptor 3.3, which produces MKLGFRIFELVFVCVVFGVLPFGFGTSNSSSRPAVVNIGAIFTFDSTIGRVAKLAIQEAVKDVNSNSSILHGTELVVHMRTSNCSGFLGMVQALQFMETDVVAIIGPQSSVVAHIISHVSNELQVPLLSFAATDPTLSSFQFPFFVRTTHSDLYQMTAVAEIVDYYGWKEVIAIYIDDDYGRNGVSTLDDKLAERRCRISHKLGIPPGHGATRGDLMDLLVKVSQLESRVIVLHVNPDLGLNVLSVAQYLQMMGDGFVWIATDWLSSLLDSALPLSPEIMDTMQGVLVLRQHTPDSDRKRAFFSKWNKLTGGSLGLHSYGLYAYDSVWLVAHAIDAFFNQGGIISFSNDSRINSVDKGGSLHLAAMSIFDDGPLLLKNILQSSFLGLTGPVKFDSERSLALPAYDIINVLGTGFRRIGYWCNYSGLSTVPPEMLYSKPPNRSSASQQLYSVVWPGEMVSKPRGWVFPNNGKQLRIGVPIRVSFREFVSQVRGTDNMFKGFCIDVFTAAVNLLPYAVPYRFIPFGDGKKNPSYTELVTSIATGVFDAAVGDIAIVTNRTKNVDFSQPYAASGLVVVAPFKKLNSSAWAFFRPFTARMWVVTAASFLVVGIVVWILEHRINDDFRGPPKKQLITILWFSISTLFFSHRENTVSTLGRVVLIIWLFVVLIINSSYTASLTSILTVQHLSSPIKGIESLKSSDEPIGYQVGSFAEQYLSEELGIPKNRLIALGSPQAYALALQLGPKKGGVAAVVDERPYVELFLSSQCKFRVVGPEFTKSGWGFAFPRDSPLAVDMSTAILQLSENGDLQRIHDKWLMQSSCSLDTTELESDRLHLKSFWGLFLICGIACSVSLFIYLLQVLNKLRHAEVTQHISTSPGNSQSGRLKRFLSIIDERKDQSNSGSKRKKIVRSFSGNVTDGKLELKQTEMTARSDINSNN; this is translated from the exons atgaaattagggtttaggatttttGAGTTGGTGTTTGTGTGTGTTGTTTTTGGGGTGTTGCCATTTGGATTTGGGACTTCAAATTCAAGTTCAAGACCAGCGGTTGTGAACATTGGAGCAATTTTCACCTTTGACTCCACCATTGGAAGAGTTGCCAAGCTTGCCATCCAGGAAGCTGTCAAAGATGTCAACTCCAATTCCAGCATTCTCCATGGCACCGAGCTTGTTGTACATATGCGGACCTCCAATTGCAGTGGCTTTCTTGGAATGGTTCAAG CTCTGCAATTCATGGAGACTGATGTTGTGGCCATTATAGGCCCACAATCCTCTGTTGTTGCCCATATCATATCCCATGTTTCAAATGAACTCCAAGTTCCCTTATTGTCATTTGCAGCCACAGACCCTACTCTCTCGTCCTTTCAGTTCCCCTTTTTCGTTAGGACTACTCACAGTGATTTATATCAAATGACTGCTGTGGCTGAAATCGTTGATTATTATGGTTGGAAGGAGGTTATTGccatttatattgatgatgattACGGACGCAATGGAGTTTCAACTTTAGATGATAAACTTGCCGAAAGGCGCTGTAGAATTTCACACAAGTTAGGAATTCCCCCTGGACATGGAGCTACCCGGGGTGACCTCATGGATCTTCTTGTTAAGGTCTCCCAATTGGAATCTCGAGTTATAGTTCTTCATGTCAATCCTGATTTAGGTCTCAATGTTCTCTCTGTGGCACAATATCTTCAAATGATGGGTGATGGATTTGTGTGGATAGCTACAGATTGGCTATCGTCTCTTTTGGATTCTgctcttcctctttctcctgAGATCATGGATACGATGCAAGGAGTTCTTGTGCTGCGCCAACACACACCGGATTCTGATAGAAAGAGGGCCTTTTTCTCCAAGTGGAACAAGCTAACTGGTGGTTCCTTGGGACTGCATTCTTATGGGCTTTATGCTTATGATTCCGTTTGGCTGGTTGCTCATGCTATTGATGCATTTTTTAACCAGGGTGGGATTATTTCGTTCTCTAATGATTCTAGGATAAATTCTGTAGACAAAGGTGGTAGTCTTCACCTTGCGGCAATGAGCATATTTGATGATGGTCCGCTCCTATTGAAAAATATATTGCAGAGTAGTTTTCTTGGGTTGACAGGCCCTGTGAAGTTTGATTCAGAGAGGTCTCTTGCTCTTCCAGCATATGATATTATTAACGTGCTTGGTACTGGGTTTCGACGAATTGGTTACTGGTGCAACTATTCTGGTTTATCAACTGTCCCCCCTGAGATGCTCTATTCAAAGCCACCTAATCGTTCAAGTGCAAGCCAACAATTATACAGCGTTGTCTGGCCAGGCGAGATGGTGTCAAAGCCCCGTGGTTGGGTTTTCCCAAACAATGGGAAACAACTAAGAATTGGTGTGCCTATCCGGGTCAGTTTCCGAGAATTTGTATCACAAGTTCGGGGGACTGATAACATGTTCAAGGGTTTCTGCATAGATGTATTCACAGCTGCTGTAAACTTGTTGCCATATGCTGTTCCATATCGATTTATCCCTTTTGGAGATGGCAAGAAAAACCCAAGCTACACAGAGCTTGTGACTTCCATTGCAACGGGT GTCTTTGATGCCGCTGTTGGTGACATTGCCATTGTTACAAATCGTACAAAGAATGTGGATTTTTCACAGCCATACGCTGCATCTGGACTTGTTGTAGTGGCTCCGTTTAAGAAATTGAACTCCAGCGCTTGGGCTTTCTTTCGGCCATTTACTGCACGTATGTGGGTTGTCACTGCTGCTTCCTTTCTTGTTGTTGGTATAGTTGTGTGGATTTTGGAGCACAGGATAAATGATGACTTCAGAGGTCCGCCTAAAAAGCAATTAATAACCATCTTGTG gtttagcatctcTACTCTGTTCTTTTCCCATA GAGAGAACACTGTGAGCACCCTTGGTCGCGTAGTGCTAATCATATGGCTCTTTGTGGTTTTGATAATCAACTCAAGTTACACCGCTAGTCTGACATCAATACTCACAGTGCAGCACCTATCTTCTCCTATTAAAGGAATTGAATCCTTGAAAAGTAGCGATGAGCCAATTGGTTATCAAGTTGGTTCCTTTGCTGAACAGTATTTGAGTGAGGAACTTGGGATACCCAAGAACAGGCTTATCGCTCTTGGGTCTCCTCAAGCATATGCGCTGGCGCTCCAGCTTGGTCCTAAAAAGGGAGGTGTTGCTGCTGTGGTTGATGAACGCCCTTATGTTGAACTCTTCCTCTCATCCCAGTGCAAATTTAGGGTTGTAGGACCAGAGTTCACCAAAAGCGGATGGGGATTT GCATTTCCGCGGGACTCTCCATTAGCTGTTGACATGTCAACTGCAATTCTACAACTATCAGAGAATGGTGATCTGCAGCGTATCCATGATAAGTGGCTTATGCAAAGCTCTTGCAGTTTAGATACCACTGAACTTGAGTCAGACCGGCTTCATCTTAAAAGTTTTTGGGGCCTCTTTCTCATATGTGGAATTGCTTGCTCCGTTTCTCTCTTCATATATCTTTTGCAAGTTTTGAACAAGTTACGCCATGCTGAAGTCACACAACATATTTCAACTAGTCCAGGCAACTCCCAATCTGGGCGTCTCAAGAGATTTTTATCCATAATTGACGAGCGGAAAGATCAGTCCAATAGTGgaagcaaaagaaagaaaatagttaGATCATTCTCCGGCAATGTTACTGATGGCAAGTTGGAATTAAAACAAACAGAAATGACTGCTAGGAGTGACATTAATTCCAACAACTAA
- the LOC137710825 gene encoding uncharacterized protein, whose protein sequence is MRGSMVVRLALIFTILSMAASIDDKCTACNAVAEELELGLSNEKPRNHLDMRHRLDSTGQRRGRVIDYRVSELRAVELLDGLCDKMQEYTLHKKEWVKVDSWDNLTISKQEAKAYSKDLSTYCGRLLEDTEDELTELIKKESVRVGDVSKVLCQDLSKHCSRASVSNGADGEL, encoded by the exons atgagagggTCAATGGTGGTGAGGTTGGCTTTGATCTTCACCATTTTGTCGATGGCTGCTTCCATCGACGACAAATGCACTGCTTGCAATGCGGTCGCG GAGGAGCTTGAGCTGGGACTTTCCAAC gaaaaacccagaaaccatttGGATATGAGACACCGTTTGGACTCAACCGGTCAACGGAGAGGAAGGGTAATCGATTACAG AGTCAGCGAGCTAAGAGCGGTTGAACTCCTCGATGGACTTTGCGATAAGATGCAGGAATACACTCTTCACAAG AAAGAGTGGGTCAAAGTGGATAGCTGGGATAACCTCACGATAA GTAAACAAGAAGCTAAAGCATATTCAAAGGATTTGTCGACCTATTGTGGAAG ATTACTTGAGGATACAGAAGACGAG TTGACTGAATTGATAAAGAAAGAGTCTGTTAGAGTGGGGGATGTAAGCAAGGTCCTATGTCAAGATCTGAGTAAACACTGCAGCAGGGCAAG TGTATCGAATGGAGCAGATGGAGAACTTTGA
- the LOC137710702 gene encoding uncharacterized protein, which translates to MAAVSNSLALTGSSLKPSQQYLGSVTPTNFSLNAKLIGKVQLSNSKRSISVQAAYSDGGRSNSSSIFVSGFVLGGLIVGTLGAVYAPQISKALAGADRKDLMRKLPKFIYDEDKALEKTRKVLAEKIAQLNSATDDVSGQLRPEDDPDEVPVNSEEVEAYL; encoded by the exons ATGGCTGCGGTTTCGAATTCGCTGGCTTTGACAG GATCTTCTCTGAAACCATCACAACAGTATCTTGGGAGTGTGACCCCGACAAACTTTTCACTGAATGCAAAGCTTATTGGGAAAGTTCAACTTTCTAACTCCAAGCGGTCCATCTCAGTTCAGGCTGCATATAG TGATGGTGGCAGGTCAAACAGTTCAAGCATCTTTGTCAGTGGCTTTGTGTTGGGAGGACTTATAGTTGGCACACTGGGTGCTGTGTATGCACCTCAG ATCAGTAAAGCACTGGCTGGAGCTGACCGAAAGGATCTGATGAGAAAATTGCCCAAGTTCATATATGATGAAGACAAAGCTCTGGAG AAAACACGAAAAGTACTGGCTGAGAAGATAGCGCAGCTAAACTCTGCAACTGATGATGTTTCTGGTCAGCTCCGACCAGAGGATGACCCAGATGAAGTACCTGTGAACTCGGAAGAAGTTGAAGCTTACCTGTGA
- the LOC137711485 gene encoding glucan endo-1,3-beta-D-glucosidase-like — MATSLSLFLLLLLHPLIFSPFPNAVVSAVGINYGTLGNNLPPPKRVAQLLQATLIDKVKIYDTNPEILQAFSNTGIDLIVAVENSHVPNISTEVAAADEWFATRVLPFIPATSITAIAVGNEYLTTGAAARNDEKDPNPSDPAALVQAMQNLHSVLIARGLDRKIKVTTPHSMAVLASSFPPSASTFTTNLVPTMTSIAAFLADTNAPFMVNAYPYFAYRDNPDMVNLQYALLGNSTSTSVRDPKGYVYTNMLDAQIDAVRSAIDALGLGHRKVEIMVSESGWPSKGDSGDMAATPDNAKTYNTRLIERAQSNKGTPMKPNDKVEIFVFALFNENKKDGGVTERNFGIFNGDGSKVYNVDLSCQFCSNTDGSGSGGGSGFGEKVAGVLRGPSVWCVAKPHADDKVLQAVLDFCCGAGGVDCREIYEHGDCFEPDKLLAHASYAMNAYYQMHGRNYWNCDFKGTGLVTFSDPTYGTCRYPQQ, encoded by the exons ATGGCCACCTCCCTCTcgctcttcctcctcctcctcctccacccttTGATTTTCAGCCCATTCCCCAACGCCGTTGTTTCAGCTGTAGGCATAAACTACGGCACTCTCGGAAACAACCTGCCACCGCCAAAGAGAGTAGCTCAGCTCCTCCAAGCCACTCTCATAGACAAGGTCAAAATCTACGACACCAACCCCGAAATCCTCCAGGCCTTTTCCAACACCGGGATCGACCTCATTGTCGCTGTGGAGAACAGCCATGTCCCCAACATCAGCACGGAAGTGGCCGCCGCGGACGAGTGGTTCGCCACTCGCGTCCTGCCATTCATTCCTGCCACTTCCATCACTGCCATTGCCGTAGGAAACGAGTACTTAACAACCGGGGCTGCCGCAAGAAACGATGAGAAGGACCCAAACCCATCGGACCCAGCAGCTCTGGTCCAAGCAATGCAGAACTTGCACTCGGTGCTTATAGCCCGAGGGCTGGACCGCAAGATCAAGGTCACCACGCCGCACAGCATGGCGGTTTTGGCATCCTCATTTCCTCCTTCAGCCTCCACTTTCACTACAAATCTCGTGCCAACTATGACCTCTATAGCCGCCTTCTTGGCTGACACTAACGCGCCTTTCATGGTCAATGCCTACCCTTATTTCGCCTACCGGGACAACCCCGACATGGTCAATCTACAGTACGCATTACTGGGGAACTCAACCTCGACCAGCGTGCGTGACCCCAAGGGCTATGTATACACCAACATGCTGGATGCACAAATTGATGCTGTTCGATCTGCCATTGATGCACTGGGACTTGGCCACCGGAAGGTGGAGATCATGGTGTCGGAATCCGGGTGGCCGTCCAAAGGTGACTCCGGAGATATGGCGGCTACGCCAGATAATGCCAAGACTTACAACACGAGGTTGATTGAGCGTGCCCAGTCTAACAAAGGGACGCCTATGAAGCCTAATGACAAGGTTGAAATATTTGTGTTTGCTTTGTTCAACGAGAACAAAAAAGACGGGGGTGTGACGGAGAgaaattttgggattttcaACGGGGACGGATCGAAGGTGTACAATGTGGATTTGAGCTGCCAATTCTGCAGCAACACCGACGGAAGTGGATCCGGTGGAGGCTCTGGATTTGGTGAGAAAGTAGCGGGAGTGTTGAGGGGACCGTCAGTTTGGTGCGTGGCTAAGCCACACGCCGATGATAAGGTGCTTCAAGCTGTGTTGGATTTTTGCTGCGGAGCAGGTGGTGTGGACTGCAGGGAGATTTACGAGCACGGTGATTGTTTCGAGCCTGATAAGCTGCTTGCTCATGCATCGTATGCTATGAATGCTTACTATCAGATGCATGGCAGGAACTACTGGAATTGTGACTTCAAGGGCACTGGCTTGGTTACTTTCAGTGATCCAA CTTACGGGACATGCCGGTATCCTCAACAGTAA
- the LOC137710701 gene encoding glyceraldehyde-3-phosphate dehydrogenase B, chloroplastic, whose protein sequence is MASHAALASSRVPANTRLPSKPSHSFPTQCFSKRLEVGEFSGLRSSSCVTYASNGREQSFFDTVAAQLTPKTAGPTPVRGETVAKLKVAINGFGRIGRNFLRCWHGRKDSPLEVIVVNDSGGVKNASHLLKYDSMLGTFKADVKIVDNETISVDGKPVKVVSSRDPLNLPWAEMGIDIVIEGTGVFVDGPGAGKHIQAGAKKVIITAPAKGADIPTYVVGVNEKDYGHDVANIVSNASCTTNCLAPFVKILDEEFGIVKGTMTTTHSYTGDQRLLDASHRDLRRARAAALNIVPTSTGAAKAVSLVLPQLKGKLNGIALRVPTPNVSVVDLVINVAKKGISAEDVNAAFRKAADGPLKGILAVCDVPLVSVDFRCTDVSSTIDSSLTMVMGDDMVKVVAWYDNEWGYSQRVVDLAHLVASKWPGAAVVGSGDPLEDFCKTNPADEECKVYEA, encoded by the exons ATGGCCTCACACGCAGCTCTCGCCTCTTCGCGAGTCCCGGCTAACACCAGGCTTCCCTCCAAGCCCTCCCACTCATTTCCCACCCAATGCTTCTCCAAg AGGCTTGAAGTTGGTGAGTTTTCAGGACTAAGATCGAGTTCATGCGTGACCTATGCAAGCAATGGCAGAGAGCAATCCTTCTTCGATACTGTCGCTGCCCAACTTACTCCCAAG ACTGCAGGACCAACTCCTGTCAGGGGAGAAACAGTGGCCAAATTGAAGGTGGCAATCAACGGATTTGGACGTATTGGCAGAAACTTCCTCCGATGCTGGCATGGCCGCAAGGACTCACCCCTCGAAGTCATTGTTGTTAATGACAGTGGTGGTGTCAAGAAT GCTTCACACTTGCTGAAATACGACTCAATGCTGGGTACTTTCAAGGCAGACGTGAAAATCGTTGACAATGAGACCATCAGCGTTGATGGTAAGCCTGTCAAGGTTGTCTCTAGCAGAGATCCCCTGAACCTTCCATGGGCTGAGATGGGCATTGACATTGTTATCGAG GGAACAGGAGTCTTTGTCGATGGCCCTGGTGCCGGCAAACATATCCAAGCCGGTGCCAAGAAAGTCATCATTACAGCTCCAGCAAAAGGTGCTGACATTCCTACCTATGTTGTCGGGGTGAATGAAAAAGACTACGGCCACGACGTTGCCAACATTGTAAG CAATGCTTCTTGCACCACAAACTGCCTGGCTCCTTTCGTAAAGATCCTGGATGAAGAATTTG GCATTGTCAAGGGAACCATGACAACTACTCATTCCTACACTGGAGACCAG AGGCTCTTGGACGCTTCACACCGGGACTTAAGGAGAGCCAGAGCGGCAGCACTAAACATAGTCCCCACAAGCACTGGTGCAGCAAAGGCTGTGTCCCTTGTGCTGCCTCAACTCAAAGGCAAGCTCAACGGCATTGCCCTCCGTGTGCCAACACCTAATGTATCAGTGGTTGACCTTGTGATCAACGTTGCAAAGAAAGGTATTTCAGCAGAAGATGTCAATGCAGCCTTCAGAAAGGCAGCGGACGGACCACTTAAGGGCATATTGGCAGTGTGCGACGTTCCTCTTGTGTCTGTGGACTTCAGGTGCACTGATGTTTCCTCCACCATAGACTCCTCCTTGACCATGGTCATGGGTGATGATATGGTCAAGGTGGTGGCCTGGTACGACAACGAATGGGGATACAG CCAAAGGGTTGTGGATTTGGCACATTTGGTTGCAAGCAAGTGGCCAGGCGCGGCAGTAGTGGGAAGCGGAGACCCATTGGAGGATTTCTGCAAGACAAACCCGGCAGACGAGGAGTGCAAAGTCTATGAAGCATAG
- the LOC137710824 gene encoding probable protein phosphatase 2C 27, which produces MTFDLPVSMAAGTEFSAPSSVLEVGCNKDNAAALEDEVSDSLSDLKQMTNRKPPRYSSALRHSVSSIGHLTADDLLDDDSLSTKSPSNQKSGFLPVFRSGSCAERGPKQYMEDEHVCIDNLIDHFGETDDFSSPGAFYGVFDGHGGTDAASFIRKNILKYIVEDSHFPRCLDRAIKSAYLKADYAFADANSLDISSGTTALTSLIWGRTLMVANAGDCRAVLGRRGRAVEMSKDHKPNCKSERLRIENLGGVIYDGYLNGQLSVARALGDWHMKGAKGSACPLSAEPEWQETRLTEDDEFLIMGCDGLWDVMSSQCAVTMTRKELMVHNDPERCSRELVREALMRNTCDNLTVIVVCFLPDPPPKIEIPQTRVRRSISLEGLNLLKGVLDCNS; this is translated from the exons ATGACTTTTGATCTGCCTGTGAGCATGGCGGCCGGTACTGAATTTTCGGCTCCTTCTAGCGTGCTGGAAGTTGGGTGCAATAAGGATAATGCAGCGGCATTGGAAGATGAGGTTTCTGATAGTTTGAGTGATTTGAAACAAATGACAAATCGAAAGCCTCCGCGGTATTCCTCAGCCTTGCGGCACAGCGTGAGCTCCATCGGGCATCTGACAGCAGATGATTTG TTGGATGATGACAGCTTATCCACTAAATCGCCCTCCAATCAAAAGTCAGGGTTTCTCCCTGTGTTCCGTTCAGGAAGTTGTGCTGAAAGAGGACCTAAACAGTACATGGAGGATGAACACGTATGCATAGATAATCTTATTGATCATTTTGGTGAAACTGATGACTTCTCTTCACCTGGAGCTTTCTATGGG GTATTTGATGGTCATGGAGGCACAGATGCAGCATCGTTTATCAGAAAAAACATCCTTAAATACATAGTTGAGGATTCCCATTTTCCAAGGTGTTTGGACAGGGCCATTAAGAGTGCTTATCTGAAAGCTGATTATGCATTTGCAGATGCAAATTCTCTTGACATCTCCTCTGGCACTACTGCTCTGACTTCCCTGATTTGGGGAAG GACCCTGATGGTTGCTAATGCTGGGGATTGTCGAGCTGTGTTGGGGAGGCGGGGTAGAGCAGTAGAGATGTCAAAAGACCACAAACCAAATTGTAAATCTGAAAGACTAAGAATTGAGAATCTTGGCGGTGTCATATATGATGGCTATCTCAATGGCCAGTTATCTGTGGCCCGTGCTCTAGGAGACTGGCACATGAAGGGTGCAAAAGGTTCTGCCTGTCCTCTAAGTGCAGAGCCAGAGTGGCAGGAGACACGCCTAACTGAAGATGATGAGTTTTTGATAATGGGGTGTGATGGCTTGTGGGACGTAATGAGCAGCCAATGCGCTGTCACAATGACGAGGAAAGAATTGATGGTCCACAATGATCCTGAGAGATGCTCAAGAGAACTGGTCAGGGAGGCGCTCATGCGCAACACATGTGATAATTTAACTGTTATTGTGGTTTGTTTTCTACCGGACCCTCCCCCTAAAATAGAGATACCGCAAACCAGAGTTCGAAGGAGCATATCTTTAGAAGGGCTAAATTTATTGAAGGGTGTACTGGACTGTAACTCATGA